The following nucleotide sequence is from Glycine max cultivar Williams 82 chromosome 9, Glycine_max_v4.0, whole genome shotgun sequence.
ttgattaatatcCCGTTAGGTTGTCTTACTTCTACACCTCCTTTTATGCTTCTTGCATCTCCCCTTACTTTTGCTTCACCCCTCTGCGTCATATCTTCACCTCTCAACAAAACTCCTCCCTCTCTGATGACGAAGATGATGATGTTTCAGAAAGAATAAGCTTCAGTGTCGACACCATGGCAAAAGTTATTGCAAAACAGCCTGACACCCTAAATGACAACGCGGTTTTGGAGGAAGCGACATTTTCACTTTTGCATGGTGCTAATGAATGTCGTGGAGGTGCATGATAACAAAGGGCACACATTAGTAATCGTGGTTTGTACAAAATCCCAATCCATTAATCCCTCTCCACTTGCGGTGGAGGTGCAGGGGTGCCTGATGAGTGGCATTTCTGTCCATTTGGGGTATTTTGGGGTGCAGAAAGCAAAAGATGGGTTTAAGGAAGTAATTACCCTCATAGGGAGAAGTTTCTCGAATATAGAAGTGCGGTTACAAATATCAGGAATTCATTTGCGCTTCCGAACAACAAAACAAAgtcccccccctctctctctcggTGTCTGGAACAGAGATTGCGTTTGTTTCGCGAATTGTGAAGCCGCTGGTAAAGTTCAAATCTCGACTCTGACCACTTCTTCTGATACGATCGTTACGTCTATCAGATTCTCGTTTCTTCATTTGTTGCATCGTATGTGACGAAATTGCTAATtcgtaaattttgtatttttcgcGACGACAAAAATCGTCTCTTGGCGCTGGaatcttctgttttttttttttctttctaattctcgTTTGAGATTGAATTGAGTGTAATTAGTTTTTCTCTGCTTTGAACTCGTTGATTCTCCAACTCTGTTTTGGAAATTCCAGTTCTCTAGGCGCTGCAATGCAATCttctgcttttctttttctttttctttttctaattctctttttgagattgaattgattttgatgAGTTTTTCTCTGTTTTGAACTTGTTTGTTTTGGAAATTGCAGTTCTCTAGGCGGTGGAACTTCTGCTTTTTCTTATTTCCTTTTGGATGAAAAGTAATTTCCGtttggataaaattaataatgattgGTTTTCTCTGCTTAGAACTTGTTGGTTCTCCAAATTGTATTGGAAATTGTGGTTAATCTTCTGtgttttctaattttcttttgaaatttcaGTGGAAAGTAATTTCCGTGTGGATAAATTGATTACGACTTGTTTTCTCTGTTTTGAACTTGTTTGTCCAAAATTGTTTCTGGAAATTGCGGTTTTTAGGGTTTGTGTTTTCTCTGCATTGAATTTTCGTTTGTGTGGAGATAGGTGAAATAGCACCAAATATGAGGGGAAGAAGCTGCAGTTACAGCCCATCACCTTCACCTCCAAGGCGTTACAGCCGAAGAAGGCACAGCCTTAGCCCTAGGGGCCGATATAGAGGATGTGATAGGGATTTGCCAACAAGTCTTCTGGTTCGAAACCTCAACAGAGATTGCAGGTATGTGTGTCAATGGAGAATTTTCGCCCTTGCAGTggttttttctgtttatttacaGTGGTTGTTTGTGTTGTTATTATGTGGATCAGGATTAtgggttttttttctttgttgcttGCTTATGTTTCTTTTGTATGTAATGGAAGCATAGGTGGTtattagtgtgtttggatatcGCACTGAATTAACACTTCTACCCTACAAAATCATGGTGATACCATGAAAAAGTAGAAGCAACTATTATTTCTTGCTTTAGCTTCACCACGAAAagctaattgattttttttattctcaccATGAAGCTGTTTCAAACATACTATGAAAGGGTGAGAGGGTAGAAACTGTTTTTTTCTCCCCTTTTGTATGACATCTATGTACCCAGTTTCCTGATGGAGCTTGAAAAAAATGGTTGTTTTATTGGGTAAAAATCTGAATCGATCATGATTTTAGGTGCttggtttaatttattttgtattttatttcctGTTTTCTGAGGGAGATTTCTTGTAATGTTAAAAgctattatttttatgtgtttcaGTGCttggattaatttattttataggaataatgattacttatttttcagttttctgATGGAGTTTGCTTGTAATGCAAAATGCTATTATTTTTCCATGAATAATATCAAACAGACTTGCACTTGATGAACTGATTTGGATTTTTACTTCTATACTCATTTTGCAGGCCAGAAGATCTGCATGGTCCATTTGGCCAATTTGGTCCTCTTAAGGATGTTTACCTGCCTCGAGATTATTATACTGGGTATGTGTTTTTTCATTGGCCTAAACATAGTTCCTTGTGTGTTGAAAGATTTCTTAGCCAGCCACTTTGATAAATTGTTCTAGTAGTGTTTATTTAACTAAGAAATTTCCAACTCTGAAGTTGTGTTAAG
It contains:
- the LOC100816913 gene encoding uncharacterized protein isoform X2, with product MSGISVHLGYFGVQKAKDGFKEVITLIGRSFSNIEVRLQISGIHLRFRTTKQSPPPLSLGVWNRDCVCFANCEAAGEIAPNMRGRSCSYSPSPSPPRRYSRRRHSLSPRGRYRGCDRDLPTSLLVRNLNRDCRPEDLHGPFGQFGPLKDVYLPRDYYTGEPRGFGFVQYVDPADAADAKYHMDGRILLGREITVVFAEENRKKPAEMRAREHRRDRSHDYRRSSRTYSPSPDYSPSPRRRRHYRSISPRDRKYRDRSYSRSSYASRSRSRSRSYNRSLSRSPGYSR